From Blastocatellia bacterium, a single genomic window includes:
- a CDS encoding GIY-YIG nuclease family protein, protein MTGESGVYCVIVRLEREARIRVGRFGLKTFAPGTYVYTGRAARGLRARLARHLQRRKSKRWHIDHLTTHRWARIIGVVVLLGDAARECQVHQRVRAAAQGDVPGFGASDCRSGCRSHLAYFALPRGPATKMMGRRSPERTRKGTMVKAEGLR, encoded by the coding sequence ATGACAGGGGAAAGCGGTGTCTATTGCGTGATCGTGCGCTTGGAGCGCGAGGCGCGTATTCGCGTCGGGCGGTTCGGTCTCAAGACGTTTGCTCCCGGAACGTATGTGTACACGGGACGAGCAGCGCGCGGCCTCAGAGCGCGCTTGGCCCGGCATCTTCAGCGTCGGAAATCGAAGCGATGGCACATTGACCATCTGACGACTCACCGATGGGCGCGCATCATCGGCGTCGTCGTCCTGTTGGGCGACGCCGCGCGCGAATGTCAAGTGCACCAACGCGTGAGGGCCGCCGCACAGGGTGATGTGCCTGGCTTCGGAGCGAGCGATTGCCGAAGTGGATGCCGATCGCATCTAGCGTACTTCGCGTTGCCGAGAGGTCCTGCGACGAAGATGATGGGACGACGTTCGCCAGAGCGAACGCGGAAAGGCACGATGGTCAAGGCCGAAGGCCTTCGGTAG